Proteins encoded by one window of Desulfomicrobium macestii:
- the fdnG gene encoding formate dehydrogenase-N subunit alpha codes for MATFSRRGFMKITGAGVAAMSLGQLGFDLKPAYAYAKALKIEGAKEVISTCAFCSCGCEIIMHVKDGKLVSSEGNPDYPVSEGALCAKGAAYYAMHVSDHRVLKPRYRAPGADKWEEKDWDWVLDRIAHKIKDTRDKDFVFKNDKGQVVNRWESYFQLGTSQMDNEECALAHQMCRALGGVHMDHQARVUHSPTVAALGESFGRGAMTQHWIDIKNANAILIMGSNAAEHHPISFKWVLKAKDKGAKVIHVDPKFSRTSARSSFHVPLRSGTDIAFLGGMVKYILENDLIQKEYVAEYTNASFLLGDDYKFEDGMFSGFDPATGTYDRKKWAFAKDEKGISKRDKTLKDPRCVFQQLKKHYERYNLDTVSSVTGVSKANLLAVYEAYTATGKPDKAGTIMYALGWTQHSVGCQNIRLGAMIQLLLGNIGVAGGGVNALRGEPNVQGSTDHAILWHILPGYHAVPTTTWPKLEDYLKATTPKTNDPKSVNWWGNRPKYVVSLLKGWFGDNATAENEFGYQLLPKCDAGVDYSTMFMFDRMYQGKMKGGMIFGHNPCISMPNTHKIRAAMQTLDWLVMGEVHDTETSSFWRQPGLDPKKIKTEVFMLPSCQRGEKDGTTSNSGRWHQWHHKGYEPLGESKSMGWMLVEIFKRVQALYAKDKGTFAEGVLSHWWPEKYDAEQMSALINGVFTRDTTIKDKTYKKGDHVPGFAALQADGSTTSLNWLYCGAYPEAGKNLTKRRELTQTPMQAKLGLFPNYTWAWPMNRRLLYNRASVDPQGKPFNPELPVILWEGGKWVGDVPDGGAPPMAEEKGTYPFIMQAEGHGQIFGPGRVDGPFPEHYEPAETPLAKNPFSQQMNNPCMKVAKADVDLLAKNADPKYPIVLTTYSLTEHWCGGGDTRNTPYLLEAEPQQYVEMSHELAAEKGIKNGDVVVVESIRGKVQAIAMVTVRIVPFQVEGKTVHLVGMPFCFGWTTPGCGDATNRLTPSVGDPNTTIPEYKACLVNVIKADKVSELAI; via the coding sequence CGAGGGTTCATGAAAATCACCGGGGCGGGCGTCGCAGCCATGTCCCTCGGGCAACTGGGGTTCGATCTGAAGCCCGCCTACGCGTATGCGAAGGCCCTGAAGATCGAGGGAGCCAAGGAGGTCATCTCGACCTGTGCCTTTTGCTCCTGCGGATGTGAGATCATCATGCATGTCAAGGACGGGAAGCTCGTCAGTTCCGAGGGCAATCCCGATTATCCCGTCAGCGAAGGCGCATTGTGCGCCAAGGGAGCGGCGTATTACGCCATGCACGTCAGCGACCACCGCGTTCTCAAACCCAGGTATCGCGCCCCGGGTGCCGACAAATGGGAAGAGAAGGATTGGGACTGGGTCCTGGATCGCATCGCACACAAGATCAAGGATACCCGCGACAAGGATTTCGTTTTCAAGAACGACAAGGGACAGGTCGTCAACCGCTGGGAATCCTACTTTCAGCTCGGCACTTCCCAGATGGACAACGAAGAGTGCGCGCTGGCGCACCAGATGTGTCGCGCCCTGGGCGGCGTACACATGGACCATCAGGCCCGGGTCTGACACAGCCCCACTGTAGCGGCTCTGGGAGAGTCGTTTGGACGCGGTGCTATGACCCAGCATTGGATTGATATCAAGAACGCCAATGCCATTCTGATCATGGGCAGCAATGCTGCCGAACATCACCCTATTTCCTTCAAATGGGTGCTTAAAGCCAAGGACAAGGGCGCCAAGGTGATCCATGTGGATCCCAAGTTCTCGCGTACCTCGGCACGAAGCAGCTTCCATGTTCCGCTCCGCAGCGGAACCGACATCGCCTTCCTGGGCGGTATGGTGAAGTATATCCTGGAGAATGACCTCATTCAGAAGGAATACGTTGCCGAGTACACCAACGCTTCCTTCCTTCTCGGCGACGATTACAAGTTTGAGGACGGCATGTTCTCCGGCTTTGACCCGGCCACAGGTACGTACGACCGCAAGAAGTGGGCCTTCGCCAAGGACGAAAAGGGCATCTCCAAGCGCGACAAGACCCTCAAGGATCCTCGTTGCGTATTCCAGCAGCTGAAAAAACACTATGAACGTTACAACCTCGATACGGTCTCTTCCGTGACGGGTGTGTCCAAAGCCAACCTGCTCGCGGTGTACGAGGCCTATACGGCCACGGGCAAGCCCGACAAGGCCGGCACTATCATGTACGCCCTTGGCTGGACTCAGCACTCCGTCGGCTGCCAGAATATCCGGCTCGGTGCCATGATCCAGCTGCTCCTGGGCAACATCGGCGTGGCCGGCGGCGGCGTCAACGCCCTGCGCGGCGAGCCCAACGTTCAGGGCTCCACGGACCATGCCATCCTGTGGCACATCCTGCCCGGCTACCACGCCGTGCCGACGACCACTTGGCCCAAGCTCGAAGACTACCTCAAAGCCACGACTCCCAAGACCAACGATCCCAAGAGTGTGAACTGGTGGGGCAACCGTCCCAAGTATGTCGTCAGCTTGCTCAAGGGCTGGTTCGGCGACAACGCCACTGCCGAAAACGAGTTCGGATACCAGCTGCTGCCCAAGTGCGATGCAGGCGTGGACTATTCGACCATGTTCATGTTCGATCGCATGTACCAGGGCAAGATGAAAGGTGGCATGATCTTTGGCCACAACCCGTGCATAAGCATGCCCAACACGCACAAAATCCGTGCGGCCATGCAGACGCTCGACTGGCTCGTGATGGGCGAGGTCCACGACACCGAAACCTCGTCTTTTTGGCGTCAGCCCGGTCTCGATCCGAAGAAGATCAAGACCGAGGTCTTCATGCTGCCCTCCTGTCAGCGCGGCGAGAAGGACGGCACGACCTCCAATTCCGGTCGTTGGCATCAGTGGCACCACAAAGGCTACGAGCCCCTGGGCGAGAGCAAGTCCATGGGTTGGATGCTGGTGGAGATCTTCAAACGCGTGCAGGCACTCTACGCCAAGGACAAAGGCACCTTCGCCGAAGGCGTTCTGAGCCATTGGTGGCCCGAGAAGTACGATGCCGAGCAGATGTCTGCGCTGATTAACGGCGTTTTCACCCGCGACACGACCATCAAGGACAAGACCTACAAGAAAGGCGATCATGTGCCCGGTTTCGCGGCCCTGCAGGCCGACGGCTCCACCACCAGCCTTAACTGGCTGTATTGCGGTGCCTACCCCGAGGCAGGCAAGAACCTGACCAAGCGTCGCGAACTGACCCAGACGCCCATGCAGGCCAAGCTGGGCCTGTTCCCGAACTATACCTGGGCGTGGCCCATGAATCGCCGTCTCCTGTACAACCGCGCCTCCGTGGATCCGCAGGGCAAGCCTTTCAACCCCGAGCTGCCGGTCATCCTGTGGGAAGGCGGCAAGTGGGTGGGCGATGTTCCGGACGGTGGAGCACCGCCCATGGCCGAAGAGAAGGGCACCTATCCCTTCATCATGCAGGCTGAAGGGCATGGTCAGATCTTCGGACCTGGCCGCGTGGATGGCCCCTTCCCGGAACACTACGAACCTGCGGAAACTCCGCTGGCCAAGAACCCCTTCTCCCAGCAGATGAACAACCCCTGTATGAAGGTGGCAAAGGCTGATGTGGATCTGCTGGCGAAGAACGCTGATCCAAAGTATCCTATCGTGCTGACCACCTACAGCCTGACCGAGCACTGGTGCGGTGGCGGCGACACCCGCAACACTCCGTATCTGCTCGAGGCTGAACCGCAGCAGTATGTGGAGATGAGCCACGAACTGGCCGCCGAAAAAGGCATCAAGAACGGCGACGTGGTCGTGGTCGAGAGCATCCGCGGCAAGGTCCAGGCCATCGCCATGGTCACGGTGCGCATTGTGCCGTTCCAGGTGGAGGGCAAGACCGTGCATCTGGTAGGCATGCCCTTCTGCTTTGGCTGGACAACACCCGGTTGCGGCGACGCCACCAACCGTCTTACTCCTTCCGTGGGCGACCCGAACACCACGATCCCGGAATACAAGGCGTGTCTGGTGAATGTGATCAAGGCCGACAAGGTCTCGGAACTGGCCATCTAA
- a CDS encoding 4Fe-4S dicluster domain-containing protein, whose amino-acid sequence MTKSIFIDTTRCTACRGCQVACKQWHDHEAVPTKQTGTHQNPPDLNPNNFKLVRFSEHRIEGRVEWLFFPEQCRHCQQPGCKAAADAYVDGAIIIDEATGIVICTEKTKELTKEQCDEIIEACPYNVPRRNDATGMLTKCDMCIDRVQAGLVPMCVKSCCTGTMNFGDRADMLKLAEERLARVKKEYPKAELLDMEDLSVIYLVSQPREMYHLYARREVKPLNRADFLAGLTRPVRNILG is encoded by the coding sequence ATGACGAAGAGCATCTTCATCGATACCACCCGCTGCACGGCTTGCCGTGGCTGTCAGGTGGCGTGCAAACAGTGGCACGATCACGAGGCCGTGCCCACAAAGCAGACCGGCACGCATCAGAATCCGCCGGATCTGAACCCCAACAACTTCAAACTGGTCCGTTTCTCGGAGCACAGGATCGAAGGCCGCGTGGAGTGGCTCTTCTTTCCGGAGCAGTGCCGCCATTGCCAGCAGCCCGGCTGCAAGGCCGCGGCCGATGCGTATGTGGACGGCGCCATCATCATCGACGAAGCCACGGGCATCGTCATCTGCACCGAAAAGACCAAGGAACTGACCAAGGAGCAGTGCGACGAGATTATCGAAGCCTGCCCCTACAATGTCCCGCGCCGCAACGATGCGACCGGCATGCTGACCAAGTGCGACATGTGCATCGATCGCGTGCAGGCCGGGCTTGTTCCCATGTGCGTCAAATCCTGCTGTACCGGAACCATGAACTTCGGCGACCGCGCCGATATGCTCAAGCTGGCCGAGGAAAGACTGGCCAGGGTCAAGAAGGAATATCCCAAGGCGGAACTGCTGGACATGGAAGACCTCTCGGTCATCTATCTGGTCAGCCAGCCGCGTGAGATGTACCACCTGTACGCCCGACGCGAAGTGAAGCCCCTGAACCGGGCCGACTTCCTCGCGGGTTTGACAAGACCCGTGCGCAACATCCTGGGCTGA
- a CDS encoding formate dehydrogenase accessory protein FdhE, which translates to MPSTEIRPRQTLLNEMAGRHVAFREIIERFGMLLDRQAEAREELHVVNPAKCAYEEERFLGGEPLVAFVNPEEFGPALRQSASKLWPFLGLVFPPLHEALGTIGKRLDEDGDWLNLCLRAIVHGDEEALTQAAALAHVSPDFLFMALQTAYGPCITAHKEALLSLAPAELWRKPHCPVCGSAPDLATLECHSGQTDFLISKGGELWHHCSACSHHWRFVRLECPGCGNQDHKTLVRFSLPDSPREHIYACEKCRHYLPCLDLMESSDKVDLDLTALGLVHLDAVAQSKGYAPLSPAPWTALGLATPEAKAS; encoded by the coding sequence ATGCCGTCCACGGAAATTCGACCAAGGCAAACCCTTCTGAACGAAATGGCCGGCAGGCACGTTGCGTTTCGTGAAATAATCGAGCGATTCGGAATGCTGCTGGACCGTCAGGCGGAGGCGCGGGAGGAATTGCACGTCGTGAATCCTGCGAAATGCGCATACGAAGAGGAGCGTTTTCTGGGAGGAGAGCCCTTGGTGGCTTTCGTGAATCCCGAGGAGTTCGGTCCTGCCCTGCGACAGTCGGCTTCGAAGCTGTGGCCGTTTCTCGGTCTGGTTTTTCCCCCGCTTCACGAGGCTCTCGGCACCATTGGAAAACGTCTCGACGAGGACGGGGACTGGCTGAACCTTTGTCTGCGTGCGATTGTCCATGGCGACGAGGAAGCCTTGACGCAGGCTGCCGCCCTGGCCCACGTGAGCCCCGATTTTCTGTTCATGGCCTTGCAGACGGCGTATGGGCCGTGCATCACAGCGCACAAGGAGGCTCTTTTATCCCTGGCGCCCGCCGAGCTCTGGCGCAAGCCTCATTGTCCGGTCTGTGGTTCCGCTCCGGATCTGGCCACGCTCGAATGTCATTCGGGCCAAACTGATTTTCTGATATCAAAAGGCGGGGAACTGTGGCATCACTGCTCCGCATGCAGTCATCATTGGCGTTTCGTTCGGCTGGAGTGTCCGGGCTGCGGCAATCAGGACCACAAGACCCTGGTACGCTTCTCCCTGCCGGACTCACCCCGCGAGCACATCTACGCCTGCGAGAAATGTCGGCATTACCTGCCGTGTCTGGACTTGATGGAAAGTTCCGACAAGGTGGATCTGGATCTGACTGCCCTTGGGCTTGTGCATCTGGACGCCGTCGCGCAGAGCAAGGGGTATGCGCCCCTGTCCCCGGCCCCCTGGACCGCCCTGGGTCTGGCAACGCCCGAGGCCAAGGCATCCTGA
- a CDS encoding transposase, whose protein sequence is MAKIDIISFNSLTFTEKSARKFLLDFCWKNHQRYCPSCKNRKLYRLADGRRRCGRCGYTFHDFSRRFLNRCAFTSRQWLWFLKLFALDIAPVCISTEMDVNYATILKAADTVRRAIVAQALDAERLYEAGVWPGPGNPMPTAAIVDAPVFGIIELGGVAICDLMPSLSAENLLHFKLNFYLKTASVGQVVYTAPYKQYLSLVSCGPGLWPAKYIRHADKRLPVEASPFWTFAKLRLRHMRGVPASHFPLYLKECELRYNSRDQDLVPILAQMLCMFVPRK, encoded by the coding sequence ATGGCAAAAATAGACATCATCAGCTTCAATAGCTTGACTTTCACGGAGAAGTCCGCACGAAAATTCCTTTTGGATTTTTGCTGGAAAAACCATCAAAGATATTGTCCGAGCTGCAAAAACCGCAAACTCTATCGCCTCGCCGACGGCAGACGCAGATGCGGCCGCTGCGGCTACACCTTTCATGATTTCAGCCGCCGATTCCTGAATCGCTGCGCCTTCACCTCAAGGCAATGGCTCTGGTTCCTGAAGCTTTTCGCACTGGACATAGCTCCGGTCTGCATCTCAACGGAGATGGACGTGAATTACGCGACCATCCTGAAAGCTGCCGATACCGTACGCCGGGCCATAGTGGCCCAGGCGCTGGACGCCGAAAGGCTCTACGAGGCGGGCGTGTGGCCCGGCCCGGGCAATCCCATGCCGACGGCGGCCATTGTCGATGCCCCGGTCTTCGGCATCATCGAACTGGGCGGCGTGGCCATCTGCGACCTCATGCCCTCCCTCAGCGCCGAAAATCTGCTGCACTTCAAACTCAACTTCTACCTCAAGACGGCAAGCGTCGGGCAGGTGGTCTACACCGCGCCCTACAAGCAGTATCTGTCCCTCGTCTCCTGCGGACCCGGCCTTTGGCCCGCCAAGTACATCAGGCACGCGGACAAGCGCCTGCCTGTCGAGGCGTCCCCGTTCTGGACTTTCGCCAAGCTGCGCCTGCGCCACATGCGCGGCGTGCCGGCCTCGCATTTCCCGCTCTATCTGAAGGAATGCGAACTCCGCTACAACTCCCGCGACCAGGATCTCGTTCCCATCCTGGCCCAGATGCTGTGCATGTTCGTGCCCCGCAAATGA
- a CDS encoding FmdE family protein, with amino-acid sequence MPDGSSALSYASPVIGPYTVDEFIEAAGRFHGYAAPGLILGGFMVHEAKSHIAEGILFDAISETAWCLPDAVQMLTPCTVGNGWLRIFHLGLYAVSLFDKFTGKGVRVAVETDLLTPYPTIREWLFKLKPKKEQDSKRLREEIRMAGASICSVKEIALRPEFMGGRGKGAIAACPSCGQAYPARDGSVCRSCRGESPYMGWIGGYDLRELGFDGPRLRVVAAEEAVGEKTLHDMTCIDPGVSKDAAFTRGQVLDVGDVCRLQRMGRFEVYVEDEELEESRWVHEDDAARLLAAAVAGDGVDCSGEPREGKITMVARHGGLVTINEEALEELNAIPGVMCATRHAFSVVEKGQQIAATRAIPLYLGRDTLGEALRTLGGGPAVSVRPFGKRQVGILVTGTEVFKGLVEDRFIPIITAKVEAYGCPVVATDIVPDERKLICRGVQDMLDRGVELIVTTAGLSVDPGDVTRQGLVDAGLENLRYGTPILPGAMTLLGSIEGVELIGVPACALYFKTTSLDLLLPRVLAGMSPSRRELARLGHGGLCMQCKRCTYPKCPFGK; translated from the coding sequence ATGCCCGACGGATCTTCAGCCCTGAGTTATGCCAGCCCCGTCATTGGTCCGTACACCGTAGACGAATTCATAGAAGCGGCGGGACGCTTTCACGGATATGCCGCGCCCGGCCTGATACTGGGCGGGTTCATGGTCCATGAGGCGAAAAGCCATATCGCCGAGGGAATCCTCTTCGACGCCATCTCCGAAACCGCCTGGTGTCTGCCGGACGCCGTGCAGATGCTGACCCCTTGCACTGTGGGCAACGGCTGGCTGCGAATTTTCCATCTTGGCCTCTACGCCGTCTCTCTTTTTGACAAGTTCACCGGCAAGGGCGTGCGCGTGGCCGTGGAGACGGACCTGCTTACGCCCTATCCGACCATCCGCGAGTGGCTTTTCAAGCTCAAGCCCAAAAAGGAGCAGGACAGCAAGCGTCTGCGCGAGGAGATCCGCATGGCGGGGGCATCCATCTGTTCCGTGAAGGAGATCGCGCTGCGGCCGGAATTCATGGGAGGGCGCGGCAAGGGGGCCATCGCGGCCTGTCCGTCCTGTGGTCAGGCCTATCCGGCCCGGGATGGCTCGGTCTGCCGGTCCTGCCGGGGCGAGTCCCCCTACATGGGCTGGATCGGAGGCTATGATCTGCGCGAACTGGGCTTCGACGGGCCAAGGCTCCGGGTGGTCGCGGCCGAAGAGGCGGTGGGCGAGAAGACCCTGCACGACATGACCTGCATCGATCCGGGCGTGAGCAAGGACGCCGCCTTCACGCGCGGGCAGGTGCTCGATGTAGGTGACGTCTGCCGTCTGCAGCGTATGGGCCGGTTCGAGGTCTATGTGGAGGATGAGGAGCTGGAGGAATCGCGCTGGGTTCATGAGGACGATGCGGCGAGACTGCTGGCCGCGGCCGTGGCCGGAGACGGGGTGGATTGTTCGGGAGAGCCCCGCGAAGGCAAGATCACCATGGTCGCCCGGCACGGAGGACTCGTGACCATAAACGAGGAGGCGCTCGAAGAGCTGAACGCCATCCCCGGCGTCATGTGCGCCACACGTCACGCCTTCAGCGTGGTCGAGAAGGGACAGCAGATCGCGGCCACTCGCGCCATTCCACTCTATCTTGGCCGGGATACGCTCGGCGAGGCGCTGCGCACCCTGGGCGGCGGTCCCGCCGTCAGCGTGCGTCCCTTCGGCAAACGCCAGGTCGGCATCCTGGTCACGGGCACGGAAGTGTTCAAGGGCCTGGTCGAGGATCGTTTCATTCCCATCATCACCGCCAAGGTCGAGGCCTACGGATGTCCCGTGGTGGCCACGGACATCGTGCCTGACGAGCGTAAGCTCATTTGCCGGGGCGTACAGGACATGCTCGATCGCGGCGTCGAGCTGATCGTGACCACGGCCGGTTTGTCGGTGGATCCCGGAGACGTGACCCGGCAGGGGCTTGTCGATGCCGGTCTGGAAAACCTGCGCTACGGCACGCCCATCCTGCCGGGGGCCATGACGCTGCTGGGCTCGATCGAGGGCGTGGAGCTGATCGGCGTTCCGGCCTGCGCCCTGTATTTCAAAACCACGAGCCTTGATCTGTTGTTGCCGAGGGTGCTGGCCGGAATGTCTCCGTCACGCCGCGAACTGGCCAGGCTTGGCCACGGCGGACTGTGCATGCAGTGCAAACGCTGCACCTATCCCAAATGTCCGTTTGGAAAGTGA
- a CDS encoding winged helix-turn-helix domain-containing protein gives MKTPTVRMHLWLESGENVYFGMGRLMLLDRIEEHGSLRKAAESLGMSYRAAWGKLRATEDALGEVLVETIGTKRGGYRLTPAGRRYRDKFSAWFEAVERTAVAEARVIFAQGVQSFSEKKIRPHASGHIEVPANHRNRH, from the coding sequence ATGAAGACACCAACCGTTCGGATGCATCTGTGGCTGGAATCGGGGGAGAACGTCTATTTCGGCATGGGACGGCTCATGCTTCTCGACAGAATCGAGGAGCATGGCTCCCTGCGCAAGGCCGCCGAATCCCTGGGCATGTCCTACCGGGCGGCCTGGGGAAAACTTCGGGCCACGGAGGACGCGCTGGGCGAGGTGCTTGTCGAGACGATCGGCACCAAGCGCGGTGGATACCGCCTGACCCCGGCCGGTCGGCGCTACCGGGACAAGTTCAGCGCCTGGTTCGAAGCAGTGGAGAGGACGGCCGTGGCCGAGGCCCGGGTCATTTTTGCCCAAGGCGTGCAAAGCTTTTCCGAAAAGAAGATCAGGCCGCACGCGTCCGGGCATATTGAAGTTCCGGCGAATCATCGAAACAGGCATTGA
- a CDS encoding NifB/NifX family molybdenum-iron cluster-binding protein — protein MNIAVSAAGASLASPVFEEFSKTPFLLIVNVETMECTSIPHDKSGKNSEIALAEMILKHRCEALITGKLEEDVFKILADDHVTRFFGSGLSAEEALMAMERRELKLIRNPEGTDECNENHHELEELQVCSGHQH, from the coding sequence ATGAATATTGCAGTAAGCGCCGCAGGAGCATCCCTGGCCAGTCCGGTTTTCGAAGAATTCTCGAAAACTCCGTTTCTGCTGATCGTGAATGTAGAGACGATGGAATGCACAAGCATTCCGCATGACAAGTCCGGGAAAAACTCGGAGATCGCCTTGGCCGAAATGATCCTGAAACACCGCTGTGAAGCGTTGATCACCGGCAAGCTCGAAGAGGATGTTTTCAAGATTCTGGCGGACGACCACGTGACCCGATTTTTCGGGTCGGGCCTGTCCGCGGAAGAGGCCCTCATGGCCATGGAGAGGCGGGAACTAAAGCTGATCCGCAACCCTGAGGGGACGGACGAATGCAACGAAAATCATCACGAACTTGAAGAATTGCAGGTGTGCAGCGGCCACCAGCATTGA
- a CDS encoding molybdopterin-binding protein: protein MKSIPVEEAVGTVLCHDITRIVPGEAKGPAFRRGHIVGPHDISTLLDIGKAHLYVFDPRDGYVHEDECALRLARAAAGQGISISSPSEGKSTLTAAHDGVLSIDVEGLFRLNSITDVTFGTIHTGQFVKSGRVLGGTRVIPLAVPEELLQEAEGVCREHAPLIEVRPLKPARVGVVTTGSEVYTGRIKDGFGPVLRKKFEGLGSTVLDQVFVSDQVEMTVEAIMGLKERGADFIAVTGGMSVDPDDQTPAAIRATGARVVSYGAPTYPGAMFMLAYLDDVPVVGLPGCVMYYKASIFDLIVPRLLTGERLERKDIVAFGHGGLCESCPSCHYPACGFGKL from the coding sequence ATGAAATCCATCCCCGTTGAAGAAGCTGTCGGCACCGTTCTTTGTCATGACATCACGCGCATCGTTCCCGGCGAGGCCAAGGGACCCGCCTTTCGGCGCGGGCACATTGTCGGCCCGCATGACATTTCCACCTTGCTCGATATCGGCAAGGCCCATCTTTATGTTTTCGATCCCAGAGACGGATACGTCCACGAGGATGAATGCGCCCTGCGCCTGGCCCGGGCAGCGGCCGGACAGGGCATCTCCATCAGTTCGCCAAGCGAGGGCAAGTCGACGCTCACCGCCGCCCACGACGGTGTCCTGTCCATCGACGTGGAAGGACTTTTCCGCCTCAATTCCATCACCGACGTGACTTTTGGCACCATCCACACCGGCCAGTTCGTGAAGTCGGGCAGAGTGCTCGGCGGCACGCGGGTCATCCCGCTGGCCGTGCCGGAAGAGTTGCTGCAGGAGGCCGAGGGCGTCTGTCGCGAGCATGCCCCGCTCATCGAGGTCCGCCCCTTGAAGCCCGCGCGCGTCGGCGTGGTGACCACGGGCAGCGAGGTCTACACCGGCCGCATCAAGGACGGCTTCGGGCCGGTGCTCAGGAAGAAATTCGAAGGTCTTGGATCAACCGTTCTGGATCAGGTTTTCGTCTCGGATCAGGTCGAGATGACAGTCGAGGCCATCATGGGCCTCAAGGAGCGGGGCGCGGACTTCATCGCCGTCACCGGCGGCATGAGCGTCGATCCCGACGATCAGACCCCGGCGGCCATCAGGGCGACCGGTGCCCGGGTCGTTTCCTACGGCGCGCCCACCTATCCCGGCGCCATGTTCATGCTCGCCTATCTGGATGACGTGCCCGTGGTCGGACTGCCGGGATGCGTCATGTACTACAAAGCCAGTATTTTCGATCTGATCGTGCCCCGTCTGCTGACCGGGGAGCGTTTGGAGCGGAAGGATATTGTTGCGTTCGGTCACGGAGGCCTGTGCGAAAGCTGTCCCAGTTGCCACTACCCGGCCTGCGGCTTCGGCAAACTCTAG